Proteins encoded together in one Gemmatimonadota bacterium DH-78 window:
- a CDS encoding potassium/proton antiporter, translating to MIPSGPDHLILLAAALLVAAIVSSKLSTRFGVPTLVLFLAVGMLAGEDGPGRVAFDDFGLAHAAGTVALILILFDGGLRTPLASLRLAWGPALALATGGVALTAGVTGAVATWVLGLPPLYGFLLGSIVGSTDAAAVFAVLRGQNLALRPRISATLEVESGSNDPMAVLMTLGALGLLTGAMTPGLDLVAFFGRQVVLGVLAGLGIGWVGRRLVNGVELRAAGLYPALTIGVALAAYALPATLGGSGFLAVYLAGVVMGSGPLVFKRGIWMAHDGGAWLAQIVMFVTLGLLATPSRIATVAPEGALIGAVLIFAARPLAVFAMLLPFGFRGRELVFLSWAGLKGAIPIILAVYPLLAGLEHGQLIFDVVFFVVLLSALLQGWSLPFVADRLGVRAEAAPAPPVSLEITSLRHVDGDIVDYLVGRDCFVNGKRIRDLALPESAVVAMVVRGGEVIPPRGSTEIREGDHVFVVLKAQVRALVDHFFAARREGPDRAAPVATFPLALDVTTGALEEFYGIHLDPSPGRPLVDLLSERLDAPAVGSTLDAGDYRIAVTAVAEGRISALELRVLALD from the coding sequence ATGATCCCGTCCGGCCCCGACCATCTCATCCTTCTGGCGGCCGCGCTGCTCGTCGCCGCGATCGTGTCGAGCAAGCTGTCGACGCGGTTCGGAGTGCCGACGCTGGTGCTCTTTCTCGCCGTCGGAATGCTCGCCGGCGAGGACGGTCCCGGTCGCGTGGCGTTCGACGACTTCGGGCTCGCCCACGCCGCCGGCACGGTGGCGTTGATCCTGATCCTCTTCGACGGCGGACTGCGCACGCCGCTCGCCTCGCTCCGGCTGGCCTGGGGCCCCGCCCTCGCACTCGCCACCGGCGGGGTGGCGCTCACCGCGGGGGTGACGGGTGCGGTGGCCACGTGGGTGCTCGGTCTGCCCCCGCTCTACGGGTTCCTGCTGGGCAGTATCGTCGGCTCCACCGACGCCGCTGCCGTCTTCGCCGTGCTCCGCGGCCAGAACCTCGCCCTGCGCCCGCGCATCTCGGCCACTCTCGAGGTGGAGTCGGGGTCGAACGACCCGATGGCGGTGCTGATGACGCTGGGCGCGCTCGGACTGCTCACGGGCGCGATGACTCCGGGACTCGACCTGGTGGCCTTCTTCGGCCGTCAGGTGGTGCTCGGGGTGCTGGCGGGTCTCGGCATCGGATGGGTGGGTCGGCGGCTGGTGAACGGGGTGGAGCTGCGGGCGGCGGGGCTCTATCCGGCCCTCACCATCGGGGTGGCGCTCGCCGCCTACGCCCTGCCCGCCACCCTGGGCGGCAGCGGATTTCTGGCCGTGTATCTCGCCGGCGTGGTGATGGGCAGCGGCCCTCTGGTGTTCAAGCGGGGCATCTGGATGGCGCACGACGGAGGCGCCTGGCTCGCCCAGATCGTGATGTTCGTCACGCTCGGCCTGCTGGCCACCCCCTCGCGCATCGCGACCGTCGCCCCCGAGGGCGCGCTGATCGGAGCGGTGCTGATCTTCGCGGCGCGACCCCTGGCGGTGTTCGCGATGCTGCTCCCCTTCGGCTTCCGGGGCCGCGAGCTGGTCTTCCTGTCGTGGGCGGGGCTGAAGGGCGCGATCCCGATCATTCTCGCGGTCTATCCGCTTCTGGCCGGGCTCGAGCACGGCCAACTGATCTTCGACGTGGTCTTCTTCGTGGTGCTGTTGTCGGCGCTGCTCCAGGGGTGGAGTCTGCCCTTCGTGGCCGACCGCCTCGGGGTGCGGGCCGAGGCGGCACCGGCCCCGCCCGTGTCGCTCGAGATCACCTCACTGCGCCATGTGGACGGCGACATCGTCGACTACCTGGTGGGCCGCGACTGCTTCGTGAACGGCAAGCGGATTCGCGATCTGGCGCTGCCGGAGAGCGCGGTGGTGGCGATGGTGGTGCGGGGCGGGGAGGTGATTCCCCCGCGGGGCAGCACCGAGATCCGCGAGGGCGACCACGTGTTCGTGGTGCTCAAGGCGCAGGTGCGCGCGCTGGTCGACCACTTCTTCGCGGCGCGGCGCGAGGGGCCCGACCGCGCGGCCCCGGTGGCAACCTTTCCCCTCGCTCTCGACGTCACGACGGGGGCACTCGAGGAGTTCTACGGCATCCACCTCGACCCCTCGCCCGGGCGTCCGCTGGTCGACCTGCTCTCCGAGCGGCTCGACGCGCCCGCGGTGGGCAGTACGCTCGACGCGGGCGACTACCGGATCGCCGTGACGGCGGTGGCCGAGGGGCGGATCTCCGCCCTCGAACTGCGCGTGCTCGCGCTCGACTGA
- a CDS encoding TfoX/Sxy family protein — MASTHDFVQHVVDQIDADCEMTFRKMFGEYGIYSRGTIVALICDDRLFVKPTEAGRDYIGTPTEAPAYPGAKHSFLIEDRIDDGPWLSELIRITRQHLPPPRPRRKKQTR; from the coding sequence ATGGCCTCCACGCACGACTTCGTGCAGCACGTGGTCGACCAGATCGACGCCGACTGCGAGATGACCTTCCGCAAGATGTTCGGCGAGTACGGCATCTACAGTCGCGGCACCATCGTGGCCCTGATCTGCGACGACCGCCTCTTCGTGAAACCCACCGAGGCCGGGCGCGACTACATCGGCACGCCCACGGAGGCCCCCGCCTATCCGGGCGCGAAGCACAGCTTTCTGATCGAAGACCGAATCGACGACGGCCCCTGGCTCAGCGAGTTGATCCGAATCACCCGCCAGCACCTGCCCCCTCCGCGCCCCCGGCGGAAGAAACAGACGCGCTGA
- a CDS encoding alpha/beta fold hydrolase — protein sequence MSPDSPPADSAARLALDRPAAAPRAVLALCSGSGRQDRDQTVAGHPTFRILRDELTARGFAAASWDDPAHYARCGPDDLVADAEAMLDRVERALPGVPVVLVGHSQGAWIATRLAARRPSPTGLILLAGAARDGRTVLEAQHRRITRAEGWSAAATEATLAWKTTCFDLLARVDASPLDPPAEADLRASLRAVLESHGVHENDLDPIVDDLLEWEWRFILRHDAAAALARVPCPTLALAGSADLQIEATAELCATRDALERGVSPDVEVGEIPHLDHLFARAHSAPASEYETGGRPFDAAVLERMVNWLARILPPHRQP from the coding sequence ATGTCACCCGACTCCCCGCCGGCCGACTCCGCCGCGCGTCTCGCCCTCGATCGCCCGGCGGCCGCCCCGCGCGCCGTGCTCGCCCTGTGCTCCGGGTCGGGCCGCCAGGATCGCGACCAGACCGTGGCGGGTCACCCGACCTTCCGGATTCTTCGAGACGAACTCACCGCGCGGGGCTTCGCGGCGGCCTCGTGGGACGATCCGGCCCACTACGCCCGGTGCGGCCCCGACGACCTGGTCGCCGACGCCGAGGCCATGCTCGACCGGGTGGAGCGCGCGCTGCCCGGCGTGCCCGTCGTGCTGGTCGGGCACAGCCAGGGCGCGTGGATCGCCACCCGTCTCGCCGCTCGACGGCCGTCGCCGACCGGGCTGATCCTGCTCGCCGGCGCCGCACGCGACGGACGCACGGTGCTCGAAGCGCAGCATCGTCGCATCACCCGGGCGGAGGGATGGTCGGCTGCGGCGACCGAGGCCACGCTCGCCTGGAAGACCACCTGCTTCGACCTGCTGGCGCGGGTGGACGCGTCGCCCCTCGACCCGCCCGCCGAGGCCGATCTCCGGGCGTCGCTCCGGGCCGTTCTGGAGTCCCACGGTGTGCACGAGAACGATCTCGACCCGATCGTGGACGACCTGCTCGAATGGGAGTGGCGCTTCATCCTGCGCCACGACGCCGCGGCCGCACTCGCACGCGTGCCCTGCCCCACCCTGGCGCTCGCCGGCTCGGCAGACCTGCAGATCGAGGCGACGGCGGAGCTGTGCGCCACCCGTGACGCTCTGGAGCGGGGCGTCTCTCCCGATGTGGAGGTCGGCGAGATCCCCCACCTCGATCACCTGTTCGCTCGCGCGCACTCCGCACCGGCTTCGGAGTATGAGACGGGCGGGAGGCCCTTCGACGCCGCGGTGCTGGAGCGGATGGTGAACTGGCTCGCTCGCATTCTTCCGCCCCACCGCCAGCCGTAG
- a CDS encoding Glu/Leu/Phe/Val dehydrogenase dimerization domain-containing protein, translating into MTRLAAADHEQVTLHRDPCAGYTGIIALHSTVRGPAVGGTRLWSYPDVEAAAADALRLSRGMSYKNALAGLPFGGGKAVILGPAPTEPAARRALMRAHGRAIESVGGRFVTGEDVGTTVADMEMIADETAHVAGREGGVGDPSPFTARGVLVAMEAAASLRWGGADLAGRRVAIQGLGQVGMRLAEMLRARGAELIVADVRAARVAEAVADLGATPAPVDEILAADCDIVAPCALGAVLNEASVSQLRAGVVCGAANNQLAAPDADDLLHTRGVLYVPDYVANAGGVISGSVDIAGWSRARMEAALDAIGETVRAVFDRAAEDEIPSGRAADLLAEQRLAARPDQRTG; encoded by the coding sequence ATGACCCGTCTCGCAGCAGCCGACCACGAGCAGGTGACCCTGCACCGAGACCCCTGTGCAGGCTACACCGGCATCATCGCCCTGCACAGTACGGTGCGTGGCCCCGCCGTGGGAGGTACGCGTCTGTGGTCGTACCCCGACGTCGAGGCGGCGGCGGCCGACGCGCTGCGGTTGTCGCGGGGCATGAGCTACAAGAATGCACTGGCCGGCCTGCCGTTCGGCGGGGGCAAGGCGGTGATCCTCGGGCCGGCGCCGACCGAACCCGCCGCACGCCGGGCGCTGATGCGGGCGCACGGGCGCGCGATCGAATCGGTGGGAGGGCGCTTCGTGACCGGCGAAGACGTGGGCACGACCGTGGCCGACATGGAGATGATCGCCGACGAGACGGCGCACGTCGCGGGTCGCGAGGGCGGGGTGGGTGATCCCTCGCCCTTCACCGCGCGGGGGGTGCTCGTGGCGATGGAGGCCGCAGCCTCACTGCGGTGGGGAGGCGCCGACCTGGCGGGCCGCAGGGTGGCCATCCAGGGGCTCGGGCAGGTCGGAATGCGGCTGGCCGAGATGCTGCGCGCTCGGGGCGCCGAGTTGATCGTGGCCGATGTGCGCGCGGCACGCGTGGCCGAGGCGGTGGCCGACCTCGGCGCGACGCCGGCCCCGGTCGACGAGATCCTCGCCGCCGACTGCGACATCGTCGCCCCCTGCGCGCTCGGCGCGGTGTTGAACGAGGCCTCGGTGTCGCAGCTGCGCGCGGGCGTCGTCTGCGGCGCCGCGAACAACCAGCTCGCCGCTCCCGACGCCGACGATCTCCTGCACACGAGGGGCGTGCTCTACGTGCCCGACTACGTGGCCAATGCCGGGGGCGTCATCTCCGGATCGGTCGACATCGCCGGGTGGAGTCGCGCCCGCATGGAGGCCGCCCTCGACGCGATCGGCGAGACGGTCCGCGCCGTCTTCGACCGCGCGGCCGAAGACGAAATCCCCTCGGGGCGGGCCGCCGACCTGCTCGCCGAGCAGCGGCTCGCGGCCCGACCGGATCAGCGCACGGGCTGA
- a CDS encoding multicopper oxidase family protein, translated as MAAGAEGMRARLMCGIAASALLLAPAAVRAQMDGMDHSAHMHMEMSGGWRMPPMDMEMPMLPGLDGVVPVVEPFMPGMGMDPATLPEARPSELVPMADGDTLAMSVSMVRRTINGHEMVMFGYDGQYPGPLIQAPQGSTVVVRVVNEIQMPTTIHWHGIRIDNRFDGVPGLTQDPIGPGESFVYEIDVPDAGMYWYHPHVREDVQQDLGLFGNLLVTSPDPDYYGPANREEVFVLDDMLMDAQGAIPWGLDAPTHALMGRFGNVLMVNGVTDHQLEVERGEVVRFYLTNVANSRTFNVTFGGAAVKVVASDVSRYEREQRVESVIIAPAERYVVDVHFEEAGEVVIANSIQAVNHFRGTFYSKVDTLSRVTVQERAVADDLSAEFATLREHDDVQAEIDAFREHFDREPDHHLVTTLRVRDLPLPIVQSMEMDTLYVPPIEWNDAMPMMNWLSTAEQVEWILRDTDTGAENGDIQWDFEVGDVVKVRVFNTPDSFHPMNHPIHVHGQRFLVLSMDGVENPNLVWKDTAIVPVGSTMDILIEMSNPGDWMLHCHIAEHMHSGMMFNFSVGG; from the coding sequence ATGGCCGCGGGGGCTGAGGGCATGCGGGCGCGGCTGATGTGCGGGATCGCCGCGAGCGCGCTGCTCCTCGCGCCGGCGGCGGTTCGGGCGCAGATGGACGGCATGGACCACTCCGCGCACATGCACATGGAGATGTCGGGCGGGTGGCGGATGCCCCCGATGGACATGGAGATGCCCATGCTCCCCGGACTCGACGGGGTGGTGCCGGTGGTCGAGCCCTTCATGCCCGGCATGGGCATGGACCCGGCCACGCTGCCCGAGGCCCGACCGAGTGAGCTGGTGCCGATGGCCGACGGCGACACCCTCGCGATGTCGGTGTCGATGGTGCGGCGCACCATCAACGGTCACGAGATGGTCATGTTCGGGTACGACGGGCAGTACCCGGGGCCGCTGATTCAGGCCCCGCAGGGCTCGACCGTGGTGGTGCGCGTGGTGAACGAGATCCAGATGCCCACGACCATCCACTGGCACGGGATCCGGATCGACAATCGCTTCGACGGCGTACCCGGGCTCACCCAGGATCCGATCGGGCCGGGCGAGAGCTTCGTGTACGAGATCGACGTGCCCGACGCGGGCATGTACTGGTACCACCCGCATGTGCGGGAGGACGTACAGCAGGATCTCGGGCTCTTCGGGAATCTGCTCGTCACCTCGCCCGACCCCGACTACTACGGGCCGGCGAACCGCGAGGAAGTCTTCGTCCTCGACGACATGCTCATGGACGCGCAGGGCGCGATTCCCTGGGGCCTGGACGCACCGACCCATGCGCTGATGGGTCGCTTCGGCAATGTGCTCATGGTGAACGGCGTGACCGACCACCAGCTCGAGGTGGAGCGCGGCGAGGTGGTGCGGTTCTACCTCACCAACGTGGCCAATTCCCGCACCTTCAACGTCACCTTCGGGGGTGCGGCGGTGAAGGTGGTGGCCTCCGACGTCAGTCGATATGAACGCGAGCAGCGGGTGGAGAGCGTGATCATCGCACCCGCTGAGCGCTACGTGGTCGACGTGCACTTCGAGGAGGCCGGCGAGGTGGTGATCGCCAACTCGATCCAGGCGGTGAACCACTTCCGCGGCACCTTCTACTCGAAGGTCGACACCCTGTCTCGGGTGACCGTTCAGGAGCGCGCCGTGGCCGACGATCTGTCGGCCGAGTTCGCCACGCTGCGCGAACACGACGACGTGCAGGCCGAGATCGATGCGTTCCGCGAGCACTTCGACCGGGAGCCCGACCACCACCTGGTGACCACGCTGCGGGTGCGCGACCTGCCCCTGCCGATCGTACAGTCGATGGAGATGGATACGCTCTACGTGCCTCCGATCGAGTGGAACGACGCCATGCCCATGATGAACTGGCTGTCGACCGCGGAGCAGGTGGAGTGGATCCTGCGGGATACCGACACCGGGGCGGAGAACGGCGACATCCAGTGGGACTTCGAGGTGGGCGACGTGGTGAAGGTGAGGGTCTTCAACACCCCCGACTCCTTCCACCCCATGAACCACCCCATCCACGTGCACGGCCAGCGCTTTCTGGTGCTCTCGATGGACGGCGTGGAGAACCCGAACCTGGTGTGGAAAGACACCGCCATCGTGCCGGTCGGCTCGACCATGGACATCCTGATCGAGATGTCGAACCCGGGCGACTGGATGCTCCACTGCCACATCGCCGAACACATGCACAGCGGCATGATGTTCAACTTCTCGGTGGGCGGCTAG
- a CDS encoding CoA pyrophosphatase → MLDPRFPEVRRALAAYASDADDPPLGASSSTIEAAVAVVLRGRPDDLDLLLIKRARSDRDPWSGHMALPGGRHDATDESLLHTAVRETREETGVLLEPSSGVVSGPLGALPFVAPSGPGLPPIRISPWVFGVPAHTEARVASDEVAEIHWVSLATLTDPAVQGDVDMPVPGGPRAFPCFHVAGEIVWGLTYRILDDLITRLDGFTFPLPTPGSPPTPR, encoded by the coding sequence ATGCTCGACCCACGCTTTCCGGAAGTTCGACGGGCACTCGCGGCCTACGCCTCGGACGCCGACGACCCGCCTCTCGGCGCTTCGTCGTCGACGATCGAAGCCGCCGTCGCGGTCGTCCTGCGGGGGCGGCCCGACGACCTCGATCTGCTGCTGATCAAGCGTGCGCGGAGTGACCGGGACCCCTGGTCCGGCCACATGGCGCTGCCCGGCGGACGCCACGACGCCACCGACGAGAGTCTGCTCCACACGGCGGTGCGCGAGACGCGCGAAGAAACCGGGGTGCTTCTGGAACCGAGCAGCGGCGTGGTGTCGGGCCCGCTGGGCGCGTTGCCCTTCGTGGCGCCGAGTGGTCCCGGCCTGCCGCCGATCCGAATCTCGCCCTGGGTGTTCGGCGTGCCGGCGCACACCGAGGCGCGCGTGGCCTCCGACGAGGTGGCCGAGATCCACTGGGTGTCGCTCGCCACCCTCACCGACCCCGCGGTGCAGGGCGACGTCGACATGCCCGTGCCGGGCGGTCCGCGTGCGTTTCCCTGTTTCCACGTGGCGGGCGAGATCGTCTGGGGTCTGACCTACCGGATCCTCGACGACCTCATCACCCGCCTCGACGGGTTCACATTCCCGCTGCCGACGCCGGGTTCTCCACCCACTCCGCGATGA
- a CDS encoding 6-bladed beta-propeller, whose protein sequence is MAVAAAAALLAAACGGDAAAPSGPQVVRDSVADTLVVRTVSGSVWGGEARLVEEVGVGVFDGPPEQIFGSIRSIAIGPEGTIYVMDGQIPAVRVFDADGAYLRTLGRSGEGPGELSQPDGGMAMLSDGRLAVRDPGNARLQLYDPESGEGIATWPVVPSGFSTSTPLVRTRGDTLLTPVLMERDRDASEWEIGRQRIAPDGSIVDTLRAPASGYDPPRIEARRESESGSSVSINTVPFSPNDQSAYHPDGYWIEGISDAYAVTLLRPGAWLRIEREVEPVRVPPGEKAQAEALATRNMRRTDPNWRWDGPPIPDFKAFFSDFAVAEDGRIVVGVELAGVEGDDPDYDPTEPDAVERRWRAQNALDFFETDGTYLGRVPLPDEVSSYPPPVIRGDHMWAVTADDLGVQRVVRYRIVPPSAYGAAAAESAATASDAGAEGSAG, encoded by the coding sequence GTGGCGGTCGCGGCCGCGGCTGCCCTCCTGGCGGCGGCCTGTGGCGGCGATGCGGCCGCCCCCTCCGGCCCGCAGGTGGTGCGCGACTCGGTGGCCGACACCCTCGTGGTGCGCACCGTGTCGGGGAGCGTGTGGGGCGGAGAGGCCCGGCTGGTGGAAGAAGTCGGCGTCGGGGTGTTCGACGGTCCGCCGGAGCAGATCTTCGGCAGCATCCGTTCGATCGCGATCGGGCCCGAGGGCACGATCTACGTCATGGACGGGCAGATCCCGGCGGTGCGGGTGTTCGACGCCGACGGCGCGTACCTGCGCACCCTCGGCCGCTCCGGCGAGGGACCGGGCGAGTTGTCGCAGCCGGACGGGGGCATGGCGATGCTCTCCGACGGCCGACTGGCCGTGCGCGACCCCGGCAATGCCCGACTCCAGCTGTACGATCCGGAATCGGGCGAGGGCATCGCCACCTGGCCGGTGGTGCCGAGCGGCTTCTCCACCAGCACGCCGCTGGTGCGCACCCGCGGCGACACGCTGCTGACCCCCGTGCTGATGGAGCGCGACCGCGACGCGAGCGAATGGGAGATCGGGCGCCAGCGGATCGCCCCCGACGGGTCGATCGTCGACACGCTGCGAGCGCCCGCCAGCGGGTACGACCCGCCTCGCATCGAGGCGCGGCGCGAGTCGGAATCGGGGTCGAGCGTGTCGATCAACACCGTGCCCTTCTCACCCAACGACCAATCGGCCTACCACCCCGACGGCTACTGGATCGAGGGCATCAGCGACGCCTACGCCGTCACCCTCCTCCGGCCGGGCGCCTGGCTCCGCATCGAGCGGGAGGTGGAGCCGGTGCGCGTGCCCCCGGGCGAGAAGGCGCAGGCCGAGGCACTCGCCACGCGCAACATGCGCCGGACCGACCCGAACTGGCGGTGGGACGGCCCCCCGATTCCCGACTTCAAGGCGTTCTTCAGCGACTTCGCGGTGGCCGAAGACGGGCGGATCGTGGTGGGGGTGGAGTTGGCCGGGGTGGAGGGTGACGACCCCGACTACGACCCGACGGAGCCCGACGCCGTGGAGCGCCGCTGGCGCGCGCAGAACGCCCTCGACTTCTTCGAGACCGACGGCACCTACCTCGGTCGCGTGCCGCTGCCCGACGAGGTGTCGTCGTACCCGCCGCCGGTGATCCGGGGCGATCACATGTGGGCCGTCACCGCCGACGACCTCGGCGTGCAGCGGGTGGTGCGCTACCGGATCGTGCCGCCGTCGGCGTACGGGGCCGCCGCAGCGGAGTCGGCGGCAACCGCGTCCGACGCCGGGGCGGAGGGCTCCGCCGGCTGA
- the queE gene encoding 7-carboxy-7-deazaguanine synthase QueE: MDTERAPFLRITEIFHSIQGESTRAGLPCTFVRLTGCPLRCVWCDTEYAFTGGTRMTLDEIVEKVDAVGTPLVEITGGEPLAHPNAFPLAARLADAGYTVLVETSGAFDISGLDPRVIRIMDLKCPGSGESARNLWSNLDHLGPADEVKFVVADRADYEWARGVIRERGLDRAVVEGRLGALLFSPVWEAVDLEDLAAWILDDRLPARFQLQLHKLIWGADTIGV, encoded by the coding sequence ATGGACACTGAGCGCGCGCCCTTCCTGCGCATCACCGAGATCTTCCACTCGATCCAGGGCGAGTCCACGCGGGCCGGCCTGCCCTGCACCTTCGTGCGGCTGACCGGCTGCCCGCTTCGCTGCGTGTGGTGCGACACCGAGTACGCCTTCACGGGCGGCACGCGGATGACGCTCGACGAGATCGTCGAGAAGGTGGATGCCGTGGGGACTCCACTCGTGGAGATCACCGGCGGAGAGCCGCTGGCCCACCCGAACGCCTTCCCCCTCGCCGCGCGACTGGCCGATGCCGGGTACACCGTTCTGGTGGAGACCTCGGGAGCCTTCGACATCTCGGGGCTCGACCCGCGGGTGATCCGGATCATGGACCTCAAGTGCCCCGGGTCCGGTGAGTCGGCGCGCAATCTGTGGTCGAATCTCGACCACCTGGGTCCGGCCGACGAGGTGAAGTTCGTGGTGGCCGATCGCGCCGACTACGAGTGGGCCCGTGGGGTGATCCGGGAGCGCGGACTCGACCGGGCGGTGGTGGAGGGACGGCTGGGAGCGCTGCTCTTCTCGCCGGTGTGGGAAGCGGTCGACCTCGAGGATCTCGCCGCATGGATCCTCGACGACCGACTCCCCGCCCGCTTCCAGCTGCAGCTGCACAAACTCATCTGGGGCGCGGACACGATCGGCGTGTAG
- a CDS encoding proline dehydrogenase family protein, translating into MLRDSLISLSRSATAKALVTKTPLRAMSRRFVPGESVESLVDTIREANAAGFSATGNYLGESVHDEPNARRAADVYLRVFDAIGADRLDANVSLKFTQLGQDISERFLGDNLGRVLDRADEVDSFVRFDMESSEYTQRTLDAFEKLWSAGRRNIGVVLQSYLHRTVGDVARMNRLGARVRLCKGAYAEPASVAFQERTKVDDSFVELMRMLLDEGTCPAIATHDERMIGATIDHHSKGGFTADRFEFQMLHGVRRDLQRQLVADGYRLRIYVPFGEHWYPYLMRRLAERPANVLFLAGSVVQESPLGFLWPKAQRNGGGGDGH; encoded by the coding sequence ATGCTCCGCGATTCCCTGATCTCCCTCAGTCGCTCCGCCACCGCGAAGGCGCTGGTGACCAAGACCCCGCTCCGGGCCATGAGCCGCCGGTTCGTGCCCGGCGAATCGGTCGAGTCGTTGGTCGACACCATCCGCGAGGCGAACGCGGCCGGCTTCTCGGCCACCGGCAACTATCTGGGCGAATCGGTGCACGACGAGCCCAACGCCCGCCGTGCCGCCGACGTCTACCTGCGGGTGTTCGACGCCATCGGCGCCGACCGGCTCGACGCCAACGTCTCGCTGAAGTTCACCCAGCTGGGTCAGGACATCAGTGAGCGGTTCCTCGGCGACAACCTCGGGCGGGTCCTCGATCGGGCCGACGAAGTCGACTCGTTCGTGCGCTTCGACATGGAGTCGTCGGAATACACGCAACGCACCCTCGACGCCTTCGAGAAGCTGTGGAGCGCCGGCCGACGCAACATCGGCGTGGTGCTGCAGTCCTACCTCCACCGCACCGTCGGCGACGTGGCCCGCATGAACCGGCTCGGCGCCCGGGTTCGGCTGTGCAAGGGCGCCTACGCCGAGCCGGCCTCGGTGGCCTTTCAGGAGCGGACGAAGGTCGACGACAGCTTCGTCGAGCTCATGCGCATGCTGCTCGACGAGGGCACCTGCCCGGCCATCGCCACCCACGACGAGCGGATGATCGGGGCCACCATCGACCACCATTCGAAGGGCGGCTTCACAGCCGACCGCTTCGAATTTCAGATGCTCCACGGGGTGCGCCGCGACCTTCAGCGTCAGCTCGTGGCCGACGGCTACCGGCTGCGCATCTACGTGCCCTTCGGCGAGCACTGGTATCCCTACCTGATGCGCCGGCTGGCGGAGCGTCCCGCCAACGTGCTCTTCCTCGCGGGGTCGGTGGTTCAGGAGTCGCCGCTCGGATTCCTGTGGCCGAAGGCCCAGCGCAACGGAGGGGGCGGTGATGGACACTGA